One Cellulosimicrobium protaetiae genomic region harbors:
- a CDS encoding DUF5979 domain-containing protein — protein MTRGSRPRTFDPLRRVVAAVTAATLAFAGAVVLVTGPQAVPSFAAVGQCPDPGQFPGIGNLPPVFTDNNAAVYTGGNFLATGSASEAEGVLVVEGNATFNRTLSGNSFNVGTVGAGSQIAPDPGTVMLHVGGTLDVVAPTNVIVGAGYQDQGGGDVQVGSTKTGTGTVDTNNGELRQNLGEAPALAPFGNFGDQVSQASTAFAGLTGTPAAVAGNIATFDGSTSADLHVFTVDAAALNGVNTLNFDGFADGSPIVINVVGGPVDFQPNYFAANNVRFDDFASPDFGNWASRIMWNFVDADAVQLGPAGAAQFMGSVLAPAADVQLYNHMNGRVYVGGDLTFGGEGSQSGLEIHNYPWIGPGPFNCVPTSSFVVQKTVTGAAAADVPAGTVFTVHYSYVTPAPDSETGEGDLEVPLNGNLVAGPDLPVGTVVTISEPTLPSIPGVSWGSPVFRVNGDVVSDPASFTVVDGTMMTVTVVNTANVGGPVGGFSVQKAPLQGNAAGAVDPATEYQVQWAAEIPSGSTYDGELNGTLTVLAGGAVVDGPQDLPVGTIVTFTEVTPDPVDGVVWATPVVEPSTVTVGEGQNVLVTVTNTATSQVGGFTVVKIVDGNAAGLVPGDTAFTVTWTADIPDGVVYEGETTGEGVILADGTVYAGPVDLPVGTVVTFTEVAPPVIDGVVWGTPSISPAELTVGQGQPAIVQVTNTASTVNGGFTVHKELLGNASGAVPGDTEFLVDWAATLPTGVTYGGPLAGTLTVLADGTVVDGPQDLPVGTVVTFAEQTPFPEVDGVQWGSPIVSPESLVVSENGGQPVAVTVTNVATSVDGGFTLQKALAGNASGAVPDDTEFLVDWSAVLPTGVTYDGALSGTLTVLADGTVVDGPQNLPVGTVVTLTEQTPLPAVPNVVWGEPSFDPGAQVTITENGGEAVGITVTNMATSTVGGFAVAKDVAGDAEGLVPGSTPFSVTWVATLPAGVTYEGPVTGTLTVLADGTVVDGPQDLPVGTTVTFSEPTLPTIPNVVWGEPSFDPATLTVTETGDTPTLVTVTNTASSVVGGFTLQKDVQGNAAGIVPDITTFTVAWTAVLPPDVAYDGPLTGTLTVRADGTVVDGPADLPVGTVVTFAEQTPLPEVGDVVWGPPSFTPAQLTVTENDGEPVAVTVTNTANSVVGSFGVAKTVAGNAAGLVPRDTAFLVDWSADVPDGVEYDGDTSGTLTVLADGTVVDGPTDLPVGTVVTLSEQTPLPEIDGVVWGTPSYDPGTTVTITENAGAPVVVTLTNTATTVDGGFSVAKALTGNAAGLVPGDTAFLVDWSAVLPDGVTYAGPLTGTVTVLASGAVVDGPQDLPVGTTVTFTERTPLPSVDGVVWGVPTFAPASTVVVVENGGDPVAVTVTNTATTVNGGFTVAKAVTGNAAGLVPDDTEFLVSWSAALPQGVTYPGALTGILTVLADGTVVDGPADLPVGTVVTFTEQTPLPDVENVVWGTPAFTPGAQVTIVEGATGVELTVTNTATSVVGGFTLQKDVQGDAAGIVPDGTEFLVDWTATLPDDVTYEGDLSGTLTLLADGTVVNGPQDLPVGTVVTFAEQTPLPEVPNVVWGTPTYAPGTELTVTENGGTPVAVTVTNTATSVVGGFTVQKALAGNAAGAVPPGTEFQVDWTAVLPEGVTYEGDLSGSLTVLADGTVVDGPADLPVGTVVTFTEQTPLPDVPNVVWGSPAFAPGAEVTIVEGATGVELTVTNTATSVVGGFTLQKAVTGNAAGLVPGDTAFSVTWVATLPAGVTYDGFLTGTLTILADGTVVDGAQDLPVGTTVTFTEATPPALDGVTWGAVSVDPATLTVTENGGAPSAVTVTNTANAVTGSFGVAKALAGDAAGVVPDDTAFLVDWTATIPPGVDYDGDTSGTLSVLADGTVADGPADLPVGTVVTFAEQTPLPEVENVVWGPPELSPESVTIAEGDEPVVVTVTNTATSVVGGFSLAKSVGGDAAGIVPDDTAFLVDWTATLPDGVTYDGTPSGTLTVLADGTAVDGPQDLPVGTVVTFAEQTPLPEVENVVWGTPTYAPGAELTITENDGQPVAVTVTNTATSVVGGFAVQKALAGDAAGIVPGGTEFLVDWTAVLPGGVTYEGDLSGTLTVLADGTVVDGPQDLPVGTVVTFAEQAPLPEVENVVWGDPVVSPESVTVTETGETPTLVTVTNTATSVVGGFAVAKALAGNAAGVVPDGTEFLVDWTATPPDGVTYDGDLSGTLTVLADGTVVDGPQDLPVGTVVTFAEQTPLPDVPDVVWGTPEISPESVTITETGDTPTEVTVTNTATSVVGGFTLQKSVIGDAAGIVPGDTEFSVTWVATLPPDVTYDGFLTGTLTVLADGTVVDGPQDLPVGTTVTFTEATPPPVPDVTWGAVSVDPATLTITENAGEPSAVTVTNTANAVTGSFGVAKALAGNAAGAVPDDTAFLVDWSATLPDGVTYPGPLTGTLTVLADGTIADGPADLPVGTVVTFAEQTPLPDVPDVVWGTPELSPESVTIAEGDEPVVVTVTNTATSVVGGFAVAKALAGNAAGLVPDDTEFLVDWSAVLPDGVTYDDPLTGTLTVLADGTVVDGPQDLPVGTVVTFAEQTPPDVADVVWGDPVFSPESVTITETGDTPTEVTVTNTATSVVGGFSLQKALIGDSAGVVPGDTAFLVDWSVVLPDGVTYDDPLTGTLTVLADGTVVDGPQDLPVGTVVTFAEQTPLPGVPGVAWGEPSLDPEGALTITENGGEPAAVTVVNTADTVFGTFTVAKTLTGAAAGAVPEDTAFTVTWSATVPDGVAFDGPTSGTLTVLADGTVVDGPELPYGSAVTLAEPTFPDVPGITWGTPSFDPTTVVVGDAGAPVAVTVTNTAVAQAGGFTVHKEVGGEAASLVPVGTAFQVDWTAVLPGGVEYDGATGGTLTVLADGTVVAGPQDLPAGTEVTFTERTPLPEVRGVLWGEPTFAVDGVAVDPATLTVVADTAVAVTLTNAANDAHLVGGFAVHKVVAGNAAGRVPDDTTFTVTWTADVPGGTLYAGPTSGRLTIRADGTVVTGPADIPEGTVVTLGEVDLPEIDGVRWGTPAFTVDGERTTGLTVAVGEVADVTLTNTASTTGGLAVTGATTGGLVGLGALLVLGGAALLAVTRRRRTA, from the coding sequence ATGACCCGAGGTTCCCGACCCCGAACGTTCGACCCGTTGCGACGCGTCGTCGCCGCCGTCACGGCCGCGACGCTGGCGTTCGCCGGGGCGGTGGTGCTGGTCACCGGACCGCAGGCCGTTCCCTCGTTCGCCGCGGTCGGGCAGTGCCCGGACCCGGGCCAGTTCCCCGGCATCGGGAACTTGCCGCCGGTGTTCACCGACAACAACGCCGCCGTCTACACGGGGGGGAACTTCCTGGCCACGGGCTCGGCCTCCGAGGCCGAGGGCGTGCTGGTCGTCGAGGGGAACGCGACGTTCAACCGGACCCTCAGTGGGAACTCGTTCAACGTCGGCACGGTCGGGGCGGGTTCGCAGATCGCGCCGGACCCCGGCACGGTCATGCTCCACGTGGGTGGCACCCTCGATGTCGTCGCACCGACGAACGTCATCGTGGGCGCGGGCTACCAGGACCAAGGGGGCGGCGACGTCCAGGTCGGCTCGACGAAGACCGGGACCGGGACGGTCGACACGAACAACGGCGAGCTGCGGCAGAACCTCGGGGAGGCGCCCGCGCTCGCGCCGTTCGGCAACTTCGGGGATCAGGTCTCCCAGGCCTCTACGGCGTTCGCCGGTCTGACCGGGACGCCCGCCGCGGTGGCGGGCAACATCGCGACCTTCGACGGCTCGACGAGCGCCGACCTCCACGTGTTCACGGTGGACGCCGCAGCGCTCAACGGCGTGAACACCCTCAACTTCGACGGGTTCGCCGACGGCTCCCCGATCGTCATCAACGTGGTGGGCGGCCCCGTCGACTTCCAGCCCAACTACTTCGCTGCGAACAACGTCCGGTTCGACGACTTCGCCAGCCCCGACTTCGGCAACTGGGCCTCGCGGATCATGTGGAACTTCGTCGACGCCGACGCGGTCCAGCTCGGCCCGGCGGGGGCGGCACAGTTCATGGGGTCGGTCCTGGCACCGGCGGCGGACGTGCAGCTCTACAACCACATGAACGGGCGCGTCTACGTGGGCGGCGACCTCACCTTCGGGGGCGAGGGCTCGCAGAGCGGCCTGGAGATCCACAACTACCCGTGGATCGGACCGGGGCCGTTCAACTGCGTCCCGACGTCGAGCTTCGTCGTGCAGAAGACGGTGACGGGCGCTGCCGCGGCGGACGTCCCGGCCGGGACCGTGTTCACGGTCCACTACTCGTACGTCACCCCGGCGCCGGACAGCGAGACCGGCGAGGGCGACCTCGAGGTGCCGCTCAACGGCAACCTCGTCGCAGGCCCGGACCTTCCCGTCGGGACCGTCGTGACGATCTCGGAACCGACGTTGCCCAGCATCCCCGGTGTCTCGTGGGGCTCGCCGGTGTTCCGGGTCAACGGGGACGTGGTGAGCGACCCCGCCTCGTTCACCGTCGTGGACGGCACGATGATGACCGTGACGGTGGTCAACACCGCGAACGTCGGCGGTCCCGTCGGCGGGTTCTCGGTGCAGAAGGCGCCGCTCCAGGGCAACGCGGCGGGCGCCGTCGACCCCGCGACGGAGTACCAGGTCCAGTGGGCGGCCGAGATCCCGAGTGGCTCTACGTACGACGGGGAGCTGAACGGCACGCTCACCGTGCTCGCGGGTGGCGCGGTCGTCGACGGCCCCCAGGACCTGCCGGTCGGCACGATCGTGACGTTCACGGAGGTCACGCCCGACCCGGTCGACGGCGTCGTCTGGGCGACGCCCGTCGTCGAGCCGTCGACCGTGACGGTCGGCGAGGGCCAGAACGTGCTCGTCACGGTGACCAACACGGCGACCTCGCAGGTCGGCGGGTTCACGGTCGTGAAGATCGTGGACGGCAACGCCGCGGGGCTGGTCCCGGGTGACACGGCGTTCACCGTGACGTGGACCGCCGACATCCCCGACGGCGTCGTCTACGAGGGGGAGACGACCGGCGAGGGCGTGATCCTCGCGGACGGCACGGTCTACGCCGGACCCGTCGACCTCCCCGTCGGGACGGTCGTCACGTTCACGGAGGTCGCGCCGCCGGTGATCGACGGCGTCGTGTGGGGCACGCCGTCCATCAGTCCTGCCGAGCTCACGGTGGGCCAGGGCCAGCCGGCGATCGTCCAGGTGACGAACACCGCGAGCACCGTGAACGGCGGGTTCACGGTGCACAAGGAGCTCCTGGGCAACGCCTCGGGTGCGGTGCCGGGCGACACGGAGTTCCTCGTGGACTGGGCGGCGACGCTGCCGACCGGGGTCACCTACGGCGGTCCTCTCGCCGGCACGCTGACCGTGCTCGCGGACGGGACCGTGGTGGACGGCCCGCAGGACCTCCCGGTCGGGACGGTCGTGACGTTCGCCGAGCAGACGCCGTTCCCCGAGGTCGACGGCGTCCAGTGGGGCAGCCCGATCGTCTCGCCCGAGTCGCTCGTCGTGAGCGAGAACGGCGGGCAGCCCGTCGCGGTGACGGTCACGAACGTCGCGACCTCCGTCGACGGCGGGTTCACGCTCCAGAAGGCGCTCGCGGGGAACGCGTCGGGCGCCGTACCGGACGACACCGAGTTCCTCGTGGACTGGTCGGCGGTGCTGCCGACGGGCGTGACGTACGACGGCGCCCTCTCCGGCACGCTGACGGTGCTCGCGGACGGGACCGTCGTGGACGGCCCGCAGAACCTCCCGGTGGGTACCGTCGTGACGCTCACGGAGCAGACCCCCCTGCCGGCCGTGCCGAACGTCGTCTGGGGCGAGCCGTCGTTCGACCCGGGCGCGCAGGTGACCATCACCGAGAACGGTGGTGAGGCGGTCGGGATCACCGTGACCAACATGGCGACCAGCACCGTGGGCGGGTTCGCGGTCGCCAAGGACGTCGCCGGCGACGCCGAGGGCCTCGTACCGGGGAGCACGCCGTTCTCCGTGACGTGGGTCGCGACGCTCCCCGCGGGCGTCACGTACGAGGGCCCGGTCACCGGGACGCTGACCGTCCTCGCGGACGGGACCGTCGTGGACGGACCGCAAGACCTCCCGGTCGGGACGACCGTGACGTTCTCCGAGCCGACGCTCCCGACGATCCCGAACGTCGTCTGGGGCGAACCGTCGTTCGACCCCGCCACGCTGACGGTCACCGAGACCGGGGACACCCCCACGCTCGTGACCGTGACCAACACGGCGTCGAGCGTCGTGGGTGGCTTCACGCTCCAGAAGGACGTCCAGGGGAACGCAGCCGGGATCGTGCCCGACATCACCACGTTCACGGTCGCCTGGACCGCGGTCCTGCCCCCGGACGTCGCCTACGACGGCCCGCTCACCGGGACGCTGACGGTACGGGCCGACGGGACTGTCGTGGACGGACCGGCGGACCTCCCGGTGGGCACCGTGGTGACCTTCGCCGAGCAGACCCCGCTGCCCGAGGTCGGTGACGTCGTGTGGGGCCCGCCGTCGTTCACCCCGGCGCAGCTCACCGTCACCGAGAACGACGGCGAGCCCGTCGCGGTCACGGTGACGAACACCGCGAACTCGGTCGTCGGGTCGTTCGGCGTCGCGAAGACGGTCGCGGGCAACGCCGCCGGGCTGGTGCCCCGCGACACCGCGTTCCTCGTGGACTGGAGCGCCGACGTCCCCGACGGCGTCGAGTACGACGGCGACACGTCCGGCACGCTCACCGTCCTCGCGGACGGCACGGTCGTCGACGGCCCGACCGACCTGCCGGTCGGGACGGTCGTGACCCTGAGCGAGCAGACCCCGCTCCCGGAGATCGACGGCGTCGTGTGGGGCACGCCGTCGTACGACCCCGGCACCACGGTCACCATCACCGAGAACGCCGGCGCGCCCGTCGTCGTGACGCTGACGAACACCGCGACCACGGTGGACGGCGGGTTCTCGGTCGCCAAGGCGCTGACCGGGAACGCGGCCGGGCTGGTACCCGGCGACACCGCGTTCCTCGTCGACTGGTCCGCGGTGCTGCCCGACGGGGTCACGTACGCGGGTCCGCTGACCGGGACGGTGACCGTGCTCGCGAGCGGGGCCGTCGTCGACGGCCCGCAGGACCTCCCGGTGGGCACCACGGTGACGTTCACCGAACGCACGCCGCTGCCGTCGGTCGACGGCGTGGTCTGGGGCGTGCCGACCTTCGCGCCCGCGTCGACGGTCGTCGTCGTGGAGAACGGGGGCGACCCCGTCGCGGTGACGGTCACCAACACGGCCACGACGGTGAACGGCGGGTTCACGGTGGCCAAGGCCGTGACGGGGAACGCCGCCGGCCTCGTGCCGGACGACACGGAGTTCCTGGTCTCGTGGTCGGCGGCCCTCCCGCAGGGCGTCACGTACCCCGGTGCGCTGACCGGCATCCTCACGGTCCTCGCGGACGGGACGGTCGTGGACGGTCCGGCAGACCTGCCGGTCGGGACGGTCGTGACGTTCACGGAGCAGACCCCGCTGCCCGACGTCGAGAACGTCGTCTGGGGGACCCCCGCGTTCACGCCGGGCGCCCAGGTGACGATCGTCGAGGGCGCGACGGGCGTCGAGCTCACGGTGACGAACACGGCGACGAGCGTCGTCGGCGGGTTCACGCTGCAGAAGGACGTCCAGGGGGACGCAGCCGGGATCGTGCCCGACGGCACGGAGTTCCTGGTCGACTGGACCGCGACGCTCCCCGACGACGTGACCTACGAGGGCGACCTGTCCGGGACGCTGACGCTCCTGGCGGACGGGACCGTCGTGAACGGTCCGCAGGACCTGCCGGTGGGCACGGTCGTGACGTTCGCCGAGCAGACGCCGCTGCCCGAGGTGCCGAACGTGGTCTGGGGCACCCCGACGTACGCGCCGGGCACCGAGCTCACGGTCACCGAGAACGGTGGTACGCCCGTCGCGGTGACAGTGACGAACACGGCGACGAGCGTCGTCGGCGGGTTCACGGTCCAGAAGGCGCTCGCGGGGAACGCTGCGGGCGCGGTGCCGCCCGGCACGGAGTTCCAGGTCGACTGGACGGCGGTGCTGCCCGAGGGGGTGACCTACGAGGGCGACCTCTCCGGGAGCCTCACGGTGCTGGCGGACGGGACCGTCGTGGACGGACCGGCGGACCTGCCGGTGGGCACGGTCGTGACGTTCACGGAGCAGACGCCGCTGCCCGACGTCCCGAACGTGGTCTGGGGGAGCCCGGCGTTCGCGCCGGGTGCCGAGGTGACGATCGTCGAGGGCGCGACGGGGGTCGAGCTCACCGTGACGAACACGGCGACGAGCGTCGTCGGCGGCTTCACGCTGCAGAAGGCCGTGACGGGGAACGCCGCTGGTCTCGTGCCGGGCGACACCGCGTTCTCCGTGACCTGGGTGGCGACCCTCCCTGCGGGCGTGACGTACGACGGGTTCCTCACCGGGACGCTGACGATCCTGGCCGACGGAACAGTCGTGGACGGCGCGCAGGACCTGCCGGTGGGGACCACGGTGACGTTCACCGAGGCGACGCCTCCCGCGCTCGACGGCGTCACGTGGGGCGCGGTGTCCGTGGACCCCGCGACGCTGACGGTCACCGAGAACGGTGGGGCGCCGTCCGCGGTGACCGTGACGAACACCGCGAACGCGGTGACCGGGTCGTTCGGGGTGGCCAAGGCGCTCGCGGGCGACGCGGCCGGCGTGGTCCCGGACGACACGGCGTTCCTCGTCGACTGGACCGCGACGATCCCGCCCGGGGTCGACTACGACGGCGACACGTCCGGCACGCTGAGCGTGCTCGCAGACGGGACGGTCGCGGACGGCCCGGCGGACCTGCCGGTCGGGACGGTCGTGACGTTCGCGGAGCAGACGCCGCTCCCCGAGGTCGAGAACGTGGTCTGGGGGCCGCCGGAGCTCTCCCCGGAGTCGGTGACGATCGCCGAGGGCGACGAGCCGGTCGTGGTGACGGTGACGAACACGGCGACGAGCGTCGTCGGCGGGTTCTCGCTGGCGAAGTCGGTCGGGGGCGACGCGGCCGGGATCGTGCCGGACGACACCGCGTTCCTCGTGGACTGGACGGCGACCCTGCCGGACGGCGTGACCTACGACGGGACCCCGTCGGGCACGCTCACGGTGCTCGCCGACGGGACGGCCGTGGACGGTCCGCAGGACCTGCCCGTGGGCACGGTCGTCACGTTCGCCGAGCAGACCCCGCTGCCCGAGGTCGAGAACGTCGTGTGGGGCACCCCGACGTACGCGCCGGGCGCCGAGCTGACCATCACGGAGAACGACGGGCAGCCCGTCGCGGTGACGGTGACGAACACGGCGACGAGCGTCGTCGGCGGGTTCGCCGTGCAGAAGGCGCTGGCCGGGGACGCGGCGGGCATCGTGCCGGGCGGGACGGAGTTCTTGGTCGACTGGACCGCGGTGCTGCCCGGCGGCGTGACGTACGAGGGTGACCTGTCCGGGACGCTGACGGTGCTCGCGGACGGGACCGTCGTGGACGGCCCGCAGGATCTGCCGGTGGGCACGGTCGTGACGTTCGCGGAGCAGGCTCCGCTGCCGGAGGTCGAGAACGTCGTGTGGGGCGACCCGGTCGTCTCCCCGGAGTCGGTGACCGTCACGGAGACGGGCGAGACACCGACCCTCGTGACGGTGACGAACACCGCGACGAGCGTCGTGGGCGGGTTCGCCGTGGCCAAGGCGCTCGCGGGGAACGCGGCGGGGGTCGTGCCGGACGGCACGGAGTTCCTCGTCGACTGGACGGCGACCCCGCCCGACGGTGTGACGTACGACGGCGACCTGTCCGGGACCCTCACGGTGCTCGCGGACGGGACCGTCGTGGACGGCCCGCAGGACCTGCCGGTGGGGACGGTCGTGACGTTCGCCGAGCAGACACCGCTGCCCGACGTCCCGGACGTCGTCTGGGGGACCCCGGAGATCTCGCCGGAGTCCGTGACGATCACGGAGACCGGGGACACCCCCACCGAGGTCACCGTGACGAACACGGCGACGAGCGTCGTCGGCGGCTTCACGCTGCAGAAGTCCGTCATCGGCGACGCCGCGGGGATCGTGCCGGGCGACACGGAGTTCTCCGTGACGTGGGTCGCGACCCTCCCGCCGGACGTGACGTACGACGGGTTCCTCACGGGGACGCTGACCGTCCTGGCGGACGGGACGGTCGTCGACGGTCCGCAGGACCTCCCGGTGGGGACCACCGTGACGTTCACCGAGGCCACGCCTCCGCCCGTCCCGGACGTCACGTGGGGCGCGGTCTCCGTGGACCCGGCGACGCTGACGATCACCGAGAACGCCGGCGAGCCGTCCGCGGTGACGGTGACCAACACCGCGAACGCGGTGACGGGGTCGTTCGGGGTGGCCAAGGCGCTCGCCGGGAACGCGGCCGGCGCGGTGCCGGACGACACGGCGTTCCTCGTGGACTGGTCGGCGACGCTGCCCGACGGCGTGACGTACCCCGGCCCGCTGACCGGAACCCTCACCGTCCTCGCGGACGGCACGATCGCCGACGGCCCGGCGGACCTGCCGGTCGGGACGGTCGTGACGTTCGCGGAGCAGACGCCGCTGCCCGACGTGCCGGACGTCGTGTGGGGCACGCCGGAGCTCTCGCCGGAGTCGGTGACGATCGCCGAGGGCGACGAGCCGGTCGTGGTGACGGTGACGAACACGGCGACGAGCGTCGTCGGCGGGTTCGCCGTGGCCAAGGCGCTGGCCGGGAACGCGGCCGGTCTCGTGCCGGACGACACGGAGTTCCTGGTGGACTGGTCCGCGGTGCTGCCCGACGGCGTGACGTACGACGACCCGCTCACCGGCACCCTCACGGTGCTGGCGGACGGGACCGTCGTGGACGGCCCGCAGGACCTGCCTGTCGGCACGGTCGTGACGTTCGCCGAGCAGACGCCGCCCGACGTGGCGGACGTGGTCTGGGGCGACCCGGTCTTCTCCCCGGAGTCGGTGACGATCACGGAGACCGGGGACACCCCCACCGAGGTCACCGTGACGAACACGGCGACGAGCGTCGTCGGCGGCTTCTCGCTGCAGAAGGCGCTGATCGGCGACTCGGCCGGGGTCGTCCCGGGCGACACGGCGTTCCTCGTGGACTGGTCGGTGGTCCTGCCCGACGGCGTGACGTACGACGACCCGCTCACCGGCACCCTCACGGTGCTCGCGGACGGGACCGTCGTGGACGGCCCGCAGGACCTGCCCGTGGGCACGGTCGTGACGTTCGCGGAGCAGACGCCGCTGCCGGGGGTCCCGGGCGTCGCGTGGGGCGAGCCGAGCCTCGACCCCGAGGGCGCGCTGACGATCACGGAGAACGGCGGCGAGCCCGCGGCCGTGACCGTCGTCAACACTGCGGACACCGTCTTCGGCACGTTCACCGTCGCGAAGACGCTCACCGGCGCCGCGGCCGGCGCCGTCCCGGAGGACACGGCGTTCACCGTGACCTGGTCGGCGACCGTGCCCGACGGCGTCGCGTTCGACGGCCCGACGAGCGGCACGCTCACGGTCCTCGCGGACGGGACGGTCGTCGACGGACCCGAGCTGCCGTACGGCTCCGCCGTGACGCTCGCCGAGCCGACGTTCCCCGACGTCCCCGGGATCACGTGGGGCACGCCGTCGTTCGACCCGACCACGGTCGTGGTCGGGGACGCCGGCGCCCCGGTGGCGGTCACGGTGACGAACACGGCGGTCGCGCAGGCCGGCGGGTTCACCGTGCACAAGGAGGTCGGCGGCGAGGCCGCGAGCCTCGTCCCGGTCGGCACGGCGTTCCAGGTCGACTGGACCGCCGTGCTCCCGGGAGGGGTCGAGTACGACGGCGCCACGGGGGGCACGCTCACCGTCCTCGCCGACGGCACCGTGGTTGCCGGGCCGCAGGACCTGCCCGCGGGGACCGAGGTGACGTTCACCGAGCGCACCCCGCTGCCGGAGGTCCGGGGCGTCCTCTGGGGCGAGCCGACGTTCGCGGTGGACGGCGTGGCCGTCGACCCGGCGACTCTCACGGTCGTCGCGGACACCGCGGTCGCGGTCACCCTGACCAACGCCGCGAACGACGCGCACCTCGTCGGCGGGTTCGCCGTGCACAAGGTCGTCGCCGGGAACGCGGCGGGCCGGGTGCCCGACGACACCACGTTCACGGTCACCTGGACCGCCGACGTCCCAGGCGGGACGCTCTACGCCGGCCCGACGTCCGGGCGGCTCACGATCCGCGCCGACGGCACGGTCGTCACCGGCCCGGCGGACATCCCCGAGGGGACCGTGGTGACGCTCGGCGAGGTGGACCTGCCGGAGATCGACGGCGTCCGGTGGGGCACGCCGGCCTTCACGGTCGACGGCGAGCGCACCACCGGGCTGACGGTCGCCGTCGGCGAGGTCGCGGACGTGACGCTCACCAACACGGCGAGCACGACCGGGGGCCTCGCCGTGACCGGCGCGACCACGGGCGGGCTCGTCGGCCTGGGTGCGCTGCTCGTCCTCGGCGGGGCCGCGCTGCTCGCCGTGACGCGGCGCCGCCGGACCGCCTGA
- a CDS encoding SRPBCC family protein, producing the protein MSDPSLTDHSTTAEIHVARPPQVVWAELMHPSARWMLGMNVETDFMPGSPVTFEGHYMGREFADWGTVVAVERPRLLHFTHFSPTMGLPDAPENYHDIAITLEPDDSGTRVRVVERNIETAERAERAHALWSKALATLAGHD; encoded by the coding sequence ATGAGCGACCCCTCCCTGACCGACCACAGCACGACCGCCGAGATCCACGTCGCACGACCCCCGCAGGTCGTGTGGGCCGAGCTCATGCACCCGAGCGCCCGCTGGATGCTCGGCATGAACGTCGAGACCGACTTCATGCCCGGCAGCCCCGTGACCTTCGAGGGCCACTACATGGGTCGCGAGTTCGCGGACTGGGGCACCGTCGTCGCGGTCGAGCGCCCGCGGCTGCTGCACTTCACGCACTTCTCCCCGACGATGGGCCTGCCCGACGCCCCGGAGAACTACCACGACATCGCCATCACGCTCGAGCCGGACGACTCCGGGACGCGCGTGCGCGTCGTCGAGCGCAACATCGAGACGGCTGAGCGCGCCGAGCGCGCGCACGCGCTGTGGAGCAAGGCGCTCGCGACGCTCGCGGGCCACGACTGA
- a CDS encoding nucleoside deaminase encodes MAPDTLPTADDLLHLRRCVELAREALDDGDEPFGSLLVDRDGVVRFEDRNRVKDGDATRHPEFEIARWAAEHLTPGERRDAVVYTSGEHCAMCSAAHAWVGLGPIVYASSTTQLVGWLDEWGVAPGPVRPLAIGDVAPGVAVRGPAYELAPEIRSLHARLHGVS; translated from the coding sequence ATGGCTCCCGACACGCTGCCCACCGCCGACGACCTCCTCCACCTGCGCCGCTGCGTCGAGCTCGCGCGCGAGGCGCTCGACGACGGCGACGAGCCGTTCGGCTCGCTCCTCGTCGACCGCGACGGGGTCGTGCGGTTCGAGGACCGCAACCGCGTGAAGGACGGCGACGCGACCCGGCACCCGGAGTTCGAGATCGCCCGCTGGGCCGCGGAGCACCTCACGCCCGGCGAGCGTCGCGACGCGGTCGTGTACACGTCGGGCGAGCACTGCGCGATGTGCAGCGCGGCCCACGCCTGGGTCGGGCTCGGCCCGATCGTCTACGCGTCGAGCACGACGCAGCTCGTCGGCTGGCTCGACGAGTGGGGCGTGGCGCCCGGACCCGTGCGCCCGCTCGCGATCGGCGACGTCGCCCCCGGCGTCGCCGTCCGCGGCCCGGCGTACGAGCTCGCGCCCGAGATCCGGTCGCTGCACGCGCGCCTGCACGGCGTGTCCTGA